The following nucleotide sequence is from Synechococcus sp. KORDI-52.
CAGGTGCTGACGGTTGATCTCGACCGCTGCACCGAGCAGGAGCTGATGGCGGCGTCCCGGCCCTTGTTTGCGCTGCTCGAGCAGGACCTGTTGCTCTGTCCACGGCGCCGGGGGCCTTGGAGTCTTGATGATGTGCACCGCACGCTGCTCGGGGCCAATGCCGCCAGCAAGGTCGAGCGTTGGCCGATCGGCTTGCCGGTGATCTGCGGCAGCAATCAACCGGAACTCGGCTTGGCCAATGGCGACCTCGGGGTTGTGATCGGGTCAGGCTCTGAACGACGCCTGTTGTTCCAGGTGGTGGATCCGGACGGCCAGCTGCAGGTGCGCCGTTTGCACCCAGCCCGTTTGCGGCGTCTCGAACCCGCGGTCGCCCTCACCATCCATCGGGCCCAGGGCAGTGAGGCGGATCGGGTGATCGTGCTCTGGCCAGATCCCCTCGAGGATGGCCCAGCTGCTGAGCATCAACGCCGTTTGCTCTACACAGCAATCACGCGTGCCCGTGCCAGCCTTGACCTGGTGACGCTGATCTGAAGCGGGTGGACTGATGCGGGTTGAGCGTCCCTGGGGCTGGTACGAAACGCTGACCCAGGGGGACAACTATCTGGTCAAGCGGCTGCTGGTTCGTGCCGGGCAGCAGTTGTCGCTGCAGCGGCATCGTCATCGCAGCGAAAGTTGGACCGTGGTGTCCGGCTCGGGGGCTCTGCTCTGCGGAGAGACCTGGCATGCCGCCAGCGCGGGCGCCATGCTCTCCATCCCCTGCGGCACGGTGCACCGCGCCCGGGCCAACGGTTCAGATCTGCTGATTCTGGAAGTTCAGCATGGCGATGATCTGCGGGAAGACGACATCGAACGTCTCCAGGATGATTACGGCCGGGTGATAACTTGAGGGCCAACCTTTGAAGCGTAGGCAACACAACCAGAGCGCAACTCTTACGTTGCAGGGAGGTTGTGAGCCTGATTTCAGAGATCAATCAGGCGAAGCCACCTTTCATGACTGAACAGCAACAGCAGCGCGACGATTCCTCCTGCGCAGTGGATCTTTCTGCATCCGCGCTTCCGGAATCCAACCCGAATGCTGAGGTGTTCACCACCACCATCACATCGGCCGAGCCGGAATCCGGTTTCGCCGGCTTCGGTTTCAGTGAGGCCCTGCTCCGCACCCTGGCCGACAAGGGGTACAGCGAACCATCTCCCATTCAGAAGGCGGCCTTCCCCGAGCTGATGCTCGGCCGCGATCTGGTGGGTCAGGCCCAGACCGGCACCGGCAAAACAGCAGCGTTTGCGTTGCCGTTGCTCGAGCGTCTCGAGAGCGGCCAGAAGACACCCCAGGCCCTGGTTCTCGCCCCCACACGGGAGCTGGCGATGCAGGTGGCCGAGTCGTTCAAGGCCTATTCCGCCGGCCATCCCCACCTGAAGGTGTTGGCTGTCTACGGAGGCACAGATTTCCGCTCTCAGATCAGTGCCCTCAGGCGCGGGGTTGATGTGGTGGTGGGCACCCCCGGACGGGTGATGGACCACATGCGTCAGGGCACGCTCGACACCAGCGGTCTGCGCAGCCTGGTGCTCGATGAAGCGGACGAAATGCTCCGCATGGGCTTCATCGACGATGTGGAGTGGATCCTCGATCAGCTTCCTGAGCAGCGCCAGGTGGTTCTGTTCTCCGCGACGATGCCTCCTGAGATCCGTCGCCTGTCCAAGCGTTATCTCAAGGACCCGGCTGAGGTCACGATCCGCACCAAGGATCAGGAAGGCAAACGGATCCGCCAGCGTTCGATCACGGTGCCGATGCCGCACAAGCTCGAGGCCCTGCAACGGGTCCTTGACGCCTGTGGTGGTGAGGGCGTGATCATCTTTGCCCGCACCAAGGCAATCACCCTGACCGTGGCCGAAACCCTTGAGGCCGCTGGCCATCAGGTGGCGGTGCTCAATGGCGACGTTCCCCAGAACCAACGGGAACGCACCGTGGAGCGTCTGCGCAGTGGATCGGTCGACATCCTCGTGGCCACCGACGTTGCAGCGCGGGGTCTCGATGTGGAGCGCATCGGCCTGGTGATCAACTACGACATGCCGTTCGACAGCGAGGCCTACGTGCACCGCATCGGCCGGACGGGTCGGGCTGGACGCA
It contains:
- a CDS encoding phosphomannose isomerase type II C-terminal cupin domain yields the protein MRVERPWGWYETLTQGDNYLVKRLLVRAGQQLSLQRHRHRSESWTVVSGSGALLCGETWHAASAGAMLSIPCGTVHRARANGSDLLILEVQHGDDLREDDIERLQDDYGRVIT
- a CDS encoding DEAD/DEAH box helicase, which gives rise to MTEQQQQRDDSSCAVDLSASALPESNPNAEVFTTTITSAEPESGFAGFGFSEALLRTLADKGYSEPSPIQKAAFPELMLGRDLVGQAQTGTGKTAAFALPLLERLESGQKTPQALVLAPTRELAMQVAESFKAYSAGHPHLKVLAVYGGTDFRSQISALRRGVDVVVGTPGRVMDHMRQGTLDTSGLRSLVLDEADEMLRMGFIDDVEWILDQLPEQRQVVLFSATMPPEIRRLSKRYLKDPAEVTIRTKDQEGKRIRQRSITVPMPHKLEALQRVLDACGGEGVIIFARTKAITLTVAETLEAAGHQVAVLNGDVPQNQRERTVERLRSGSVDILVATDVAARGLDVERIGLVINYDMPFDSEAYVHRIGRTGRAGRTGEAVLFVTPRERRFIRNLERATGQPIEAMEVPGNTAINQGRLDRLRKRLSDAAQAQRPDADEAALLQELMQRVATELELSPEQLAMAALNLAIGPDALLRKGDDDWIQNTRRNDRDRDRHSGDRRERRERPARAPEENMQRYRVEVGHRDRVKPGNLVGAIAGETGLQGRMIGRIQIFDNHSLVDLPKGMPEDVFNSLRRLRVMNRELQIRQAS